A genomic segment from Halorubrum depositum encodes:
- a CDS encoding cobalamin-binding protein: MTAPRVVSLAPSATATVTALGAAETLVGVTAHCDPPADAGSVHSESAYAEPARDGEIPATVGGWLNPDLDRVADLDPDVVLTSDGLQDDLAEDCRERGFDVRHREPATLDEAVETFVARGADVDRPEAGERLAEESRERLDRVAEAVADRPRPTVYCEEWSDPPMAAGNWVPDAVRAAGGRYPFVDPGERSREVDPASVEAADPDHLVVHVCGRGDRVDPATVAERNWAVDAPVHVIDDSLLNQPSPALIDGVERLAGLFHPEAFPRSTR, from the coding sequence ATGACCGCTCCCCGCGTCGTCTCGCTGGCTCCGAGCGCGACCGCGACGGTGACCGCCCTGGGCGCCGCCGAGACCCTCGTCGGCGTCACCGCCCACTGCGACCCGCCGGCCGACGCCGGATCGGTGCACTCCGAGTCGGCGTACGCCGAACCGGCGCGCGACGGCGAGATCCCGGCGACCGTCGGCGGCTGGCTCAACCCGGACCTCGACCGCGTCGCCGACCTGGACCCGGACGTCGTTCTCACGAGCGACGGCCTCCAAGACGACCTCGCCGAGGACTGCCGCGAGCGCGGGTTCGACGTCCGGCATCGCGAGCCCGCCACCCTCGACGAGGCGGTCGAGACGTTCGTCGCCCGCGGCGCCGACGTGGATCGACCGGAGGCAGGGGAGCGGCTCGCCGAGGAGTCCCGCGAGCGGCTCGACCGGGTCGCCGAGGCGGTGGCGGACCGCCCGCGCCCGACGGTCTACTGCGAGGAGTGGTCGGACCCGCCGATGGCCGCCGGCAACTGGGTGCCCGACGCCGTGCGCGCCGCCGGCGGTCGCTACCCCTTCGTCGACCCCGGCGAGCGCTCCCGCGAGGTCGACCCCGCGAGCGTCGAGGCGGCCGACCCCGACCACCTGGTCGTTCACGTCTGCGGGCGCGGCGACCGGGTCGATCCCGCGACCGTCGCGGAGCGCAACTGGGCGGTGGACGCCCCCGTCCACGTGATCGACGACTCCCTCCTGAACCAGCCGAGCCCGGCGCTGATCGACGGCGTCGAGCGACTGGCCGGGCTGTTCCACCCGGAGGCGTTCCCGAGGTCGACTCGGTAG
- a CDS encoding DUF84 family protein gives MRVGVGSGNPVKRRAVERVLESSRGRDLADDLAGDPTTVAVESVPVPSGVSEQPTGHAETVAGAENRAAAVLDAGAYDLGVGIEGGVARFDGADELFLVMWAAVSDGSRAGRGGGPSVALPADVAARIDDGAELGPVMDDVLDTTGVARRGGAAGALTAGRVDRADALATAVAGALGPFVSDLY, from the coding sequence ATGCGAGTCGGCGTCGGCAGCGGTAACCCGGTGAAGCGGCGCGCGGTCGAACGGGTCCTGGAGTCGTCGCGGGGGCGCGACCTCGCCGACGACCTCGCGGGCGATCCGACGACCGTCGCGGTCGAGTCGGTCCCCGTCCCGTCGGGCGTGAGCGAACAACCCACCGGCCACGCCGAAACCGTCGCGGGCGCGGAGAACCGCGCCGCGGCGGTCCTCGACGCGGGCGCGTACGACCTCGGCGTCGGCATCGAGGGGGGCGTCGCGCGGTTCGACGGCGCCGACGAACTGTTCCTCGTCATGTGGGCGGCGGTCTCGGACGGATCACGGGCGGGCCGCGGGGGCGGGCCGAGCGTCGCGCTCCCGGCCGACGTCGCCGCGCGGATCGACGACGGCGCGGAGCTCGGCCCGGTGATGGACGACGTCCTCGACACGACGGGCGTCGCGAGGCGCGGGGGCGCTGCAGGGGCGCTCACGGCCGGTCGCGTTGACCGCGCCGACGCGCTGGCGACGGCGGTAGCCGGAGCGCTCGGCCCGTTCGTCTCCGACTTGTACTGA
- a CDS encoding DUF7123 family protein, with protein sequence MSTVQSDAVVVEPAGLSAKQARILGYLRENAGDRTYFKSRLIADDLDLSAKEVGANMSAVADAAADIDVEKWGYSSGTTWMVTE encoded by the coding sequence ATGAGCACGGTCCAATCGGACGCGGTCGTCGTCGAGCCCGCCGGCCTCTCCGCGAAGCAGGCGCGGATTCTGGGGTACCTGCGCGAGAACGCCGGCGACCGGACGTACTTCAAGTCGCGGCTGATCGCCGACGACCTCGACCTCTCCGCGAAGGAGGTCGGCGCGAACATGAGCGCCGTCGCCGACGCGGCCGCCGACATCGACGTCGAGAAGTGGGGGTACTCCTCCGGCACGACGTGGATGGTCACGGAGTAG
- a CDS encoding transcription initiation factor IIB, whose amino-acid sequence MSERLHTRGSRSRTETDEEESERTDETLSCPECDGNVINDEEHGESVCADCGLVVEADSVDRGPEWRAFDSREKDEKSRVGAPTTNTMHDKGLSTNIDWRDKDAYGRSLGARQRQKMQRLRKWNERFRTRDSKERNLKQALGEIDRMASAQGLPDNVRETASVIYRRALDEDLLPGRSIEGVSTSCVYAAARMAGVPRSLDEIADVSRVEKAEIARTYRYVVRELKLEVKPADPEQYVPRFASDLELSEESEMRAKSLLRNAKEKGVHSGKSPVGLAAAAVYAAALLTNEKTTQAAVSEVADISEVTIRNRYHELLEAEDGLVA is encoded by the coding sequence ATGAGTGAACGATTACACACGCGGGGGAGTCGCTCCCGAACGGAGACCGACGAGGAGGAATCGGAACGAACCGACGAGACGCTCAGCTGTCCGGAGTGCGACGGGAACGTCATCAACGACGAGGAGCACGGCGAGAGCGTCTGCGCCGACTGCGGGCTCGTCGTCGAGGCCGACTCGGTCGACCGCGGGCCGGAGTGGCGCGCCTTCGACTCCCGCGAGAAGGACGAGAAGAGCCGCGTCGGCGCCCCGACGACCAACACGATGCACGACAAGGGGCTCTCGACGAACATCGACTGGCGCGACAAGGACGCGTACGGCCGGTCGCTCGGCGCGCGCCAGCGCCAGAAGATGCAGCGGCTCCGCAAGTGGAACGAGCGGTTCCGCACCCGCGACTCCAAGGAGCGCAACCTGAAGCAGGCGCTCGGCGAGATCGACCGCATGGCCAGCGCGCAGGGGCTCCCGGACAACGTCCGCGAGACCGCCTCCGTCATCTACCGCCGCGCGCTCGACGAGGACCTCCTCCCCGGCCGCTCCATCGAGGGCGTCTCCACCTCCTGCGTGTACGCCGCCGCGCGGATGGCCGGCGTCCCGCGCTCGCTCGACGAGATCGCCGACGTCTCTCGCGTCGAGAAGGCCGAGATCGCCCGGACGTACCGCTACGTCGTCCGCGAGCTCAAGCTGGAAGTGAAGCCGGCGGACCCCGAGCAGTACGTCCCCCGGTTCGCCTCCGACCTGGAGCTCTCCGAGGAGTCCGAGATGCGCGCGAAGAGCCTCCTGCGCAACGCCAAGGAGAAGGGCGTCCACTCGGGTAAGTCGCCCGTGGGCCTCGCCGCGGCCGCCGTCTACGCCGCCGCGCTCCTCACCAACGAGAAGACGACGCAGGCCGCCGTCTCGGAGGTCGCCGACATCAGCGAGGTCACCATCCGGAACCGGTACCACGAGCTGTTAGAGGCCGAGGACGGCCTCGTCGCCTGA